ACTCAACAAATTTCCTCTTTCACAAGGTAGTGAAGGCATGATCATCAAATAAAAATTACTGTAAAGAAACTTTACATTTTATACTGCATGTTTTAACCCCTTGGACCCGGATGATGTTGCAGTCACGTCAAAGAAAAACTTGGGCAGCTGCCCAGATGACGTGAACATGCCATCAACTGGGCAAATTGGCCGCAGCCCGGGTGACGTGAACTGCcgtcatgagcgaaggccagggtgaagGAAAAGACTTGCCACAAGTGATTGTGATTtgtggagtgtgatttgactcatttggtgcttagaagggggctttagtattattcccatcaataaacgaAAGTAGAATGTAACGTGCGTAAGCAGTAGCTGGAAAagtgctggctccagggaggatgccatttccatgatGTGCACCCTATTCCTAGCCACTGTGACCAGTGGCGCTGGTTGCattacataaaattgaaaattacaaagagATATATGACAACAGAACAAATGTtccatatattttctctcttgcaCTACGTTATTTACtaaatagagagatgatatgatacacaaggaaaataagtaattaccatctggataaagcaagtcAAATGACAAATTTGGACATTGAAAATggcgataaagctaaaaaaaagtttacagAAAATTACTTTTCAAAGGGGAGGCGCAGTCTCTTGTCACCTttcatgggtgtttgtgtgcgcctGGCCTATGCGTCACACGCTCGGGATATTGGCCATTTATGTTACCCACTGCCTGGAGTTTTCAGCTCCATAATTTCCATCATGCAACCGGATCCAACGGGTTAATCTAATAGTAATGGATTTTTTCAAACACAATTTAATAAATAAAGATTGTGAAATggcaaatattaaaaagaaaaatacatatcctCACACAGATGATTATGAGAAATTTGTGGGTTACTCACTGTAGAGCCATCATTTAACAAAAATTTCCAATGGAAAACTTCACAAAAGCCTTCTATGAAGATCAACTACTTTGGCAGTTAATAATTGCAAATATAACTGTCAAACTTTAAGGATTTTTTATTAGTAAACCTATGTGCTGGATTAGGGTTAACATACAAAGACAATGGTAGTGCATTATCTGAATCCTtcaaaaaagagaacaaatatCTAACAATGGTAAAAGTAGAAACTATGAACTGATTTTCAACATTCCAAATCAAGGTGGCCTGAACAAACTTTGCTTGAATaatagagatgagaaaaaaaagcagaattatcatcataacttgaAAGTCTCAGAAAAAATTGTTGTATAAAAAAAACTGTATACACAAACATCTTGCTGCCCTCTACAATACAGATTGTGTTATCCACATTATGTGGGATCACCACCTAGCAATATCATGCAATAATCGTCTACCTAGGATTCTGAAACCTACTGAACACTAATTTCTGAAAATGAACACCATATAGGAGATGGACATTCTTCTACTACACATGCAGTAACTAACCTGCCTACTTTATCCTTACATCAACAATATAGCCAACTCTTTCCTCTGTGAACTTATTAAAGATTAGCTATATTCACAGATTGCACCTTTGTAACCTAAATGCATGTACTGTACAGTTAACAATGAGTTAATAAGGCAAGCTTCCAAACAGGAATGcagtgacaaacaaacacacctacacacaactcAACAGACCTGAACCCTTACAGTGGAGCTGAGAGTGCGGGAGCCTCAGCCTTAACTTGCTGAAGTGCTAACTCTATCCTGCACATACTTGTATGTCTTACCTTATTTTGGTGTCCCCAGCCTTGCAGCTCCATATCTGTTTCTCCCCAACCAGGCCCAACTGGACCACCAGTTGGAGTCTTCGGTTTTGTTCCCCAAGATGGGGATGTGATTGGTGGTTCTCCCCAACCACCTGACTTCGGCTCCTCCCCCCACATGCCACTACCCGTATCGTGAGGGGGGTCACTCCAGCTGCCATTTCTCCTGTGAGTATTAAAGAAAATTCATAGTCATTATATGCATACTGCAACAGCAACACTCTCAGATCTTAAAGGTATCAAAATATGTTGTTCATGCTACACTTCTAAAACATATCTGAGCACTGCTGTGAATTCTACATTTCTGTTATCTAAATCTTCATATAATCTTTGACAAGGCAAGAAAATTTCCTGTAATGACTGTCCAAGGAAATCTATTTAAGGCAACCATACAAATAATCCAATATCGCTTACCCATGTTGTCCCCACATGCGCTGATCTGGCTTGATTCCCGGTGGAACTGGTGGTCCTGGCATGCGGCCTTGTTGAGGCCCTGGCATGTTGGGTCTGCCCATTATGTTCGGGTTGGGCATTTCCTTCCACCGGGACACATTAGCCTGTTGCTGTGGGTTACCCCAAACGGCTGTTCCGTCATCACGCCGCTGCGTTGGTGGAGAAGGCTCCTCCCATCCACTTGGTGCACCAACTGGCCCACTTGGCTTCATATCTTTTGGACCATTCCATTGTGTTGGTCCTCCAGGACCACCAGGTGGACCACTGTGAGGAAGGTTACCATGAGGGGCCCCATGTGGGACACCATGTGGTCCATTATGTGGGCCATGAGGTCCATGGGGTCCAGTATGAGATCCACTATGAGGTCCATTATGAGGTGCACCATGAGGAGTGTTGTGAGGGCCACTATGAGGGCCAACATGATGGCCACTATGTAGACCACCATGAGATCCACTGTGAGGACCACTGTTTGGACCACTATGTGGTCCACTGTGGCTGTGAGGTCCTGCATGTGGACCAACATGTGGGCCAGGTTTGTGAGGGCCTCCTGGTCCCCAGTCGCTTGGTGGATTTTCCACACCTGACCTTTGAGGGCCATGGTCTCCCCAGCCACTTTGTGTATTTCCTCCTCCAGTACCACTGCCTCCTGCAGCCCATTCACTATTCTTCTTTGGtggtgcccctcccccccacatgtTGGGTGGGTTTGGAGTATTGGCACCCCACTGTGGATTATTGGAGGGAACACCGGTCCAAACATTGGATGAATCTGtggcatcatcatcctcaccccaAGTTCCGCCATAGTTTGTGGCTGGAGTATGGCCCCATGGAGCCTGTTGAGTCTTTGGAGGGGCTGCACCTCCATTTCTCAAGTTATTTTCCCATAAGTCACATCCATTATTGACATTAAGTTTCAGATGAGGAGCATTAGCATCTTTGCAAGGTTCGGGCGATCCTGGAAGGTCCCACGTTGTCTCCTGGTTGACATTTTCCCCACCCCAGCCTTCACTGCTGAGCAAAGCTTCCCTGATACTCTGCAGTTGCTGCTCCATGTGACGTTTTTGAGCATCCCCCGACCCACTACCAGCTGGAAGACCTTTCCCTGCAGCTTGTGCccaagtattattactattgcctcCTTGTCCGCTGTTGCCCTGTTGAGTCTGTTGTTGATTGTTGACTCCTGCTGGTCCCTGCtgccctcctgttcctcctgtcTGTGTGTTCTGCTGACCTGCTGGAGAACTTGGTTGCTGAGAAGGACCACTATTTTGCTGTGCTGGCTTGAGACTCCCTCCTTGTCCAGGGGATGTGTTTGGTGCTCCTCCAGCACGATTGGGAGCTCCTCCCCATTGGCCTTGTGATCCGGCCTGGTTGGCACCAGAGCTACCCCACCCAGCCGTTTGAGGGGCCGATGTGCCCCACCCATTGGCTGCACTCTCTCCCCCGCCTACGAGACCCAAGCCACGTGGAATGCCCCACCTATTAACTTTAATAAAGCCATGGGGGAAGGAAGCAAAACCAAATTTTCCAGGCTTGCCTGCAGCCTGGAATTTTGATGAAGTAGGAAATGAAGCGTATTGGTTGCAGGTTGCACTTATTTGGAGTAAGCTGGCTATAGCCTGCTTTGTCTCCTGGTTAAAGCTAGGGTTGCTACCCTGGAGTTGGCTATTGGCATTATTGTTGGCCATTGAGCCAGGAATGTTGAGACTGGCCTGTGTGTGTGCCGCAGCTTGTGCCACAGCTGCCACTGGCTGCTGGGCAGGCTGAGAGGTGTTGTGCAGCACGTGTGTGGTACATGAAGCCTCAGCCTCACCCACACAACACTGGCTTGATGCTGCTACTGTTTTCACAACACCTTGTTGGCCAGAGGGGGTGATGGGCATCCCTCTAAGAGACCCCCCCAGCCCAGGGGACCCAGGGGCAGTGGTCGAGGACGGACGGCTGGGCCCCGAGGTGCCCTGGGGCTCCTCATCTCCACTGCTAATGTGAGGAGAAGCAGTGGAGAAGTGACCATGTAACGGCGTAGAGCTGAATATCACAGACAAAGATTTAACAGGTTGGGGAGGCAGGTATGGGTCAGCTCTGGCCCCATCCGCCCCACCATCTGTAACTGGGGACTCACGGCCAGCTGATGATACTGGCACGTTACTTGTTTCATTAGCTGCCACTTCGGCAGTGTCATCAACACTTAAAATGCTCTGGCTGCTGCTACTCTTGTGGTCCACATCCCTTTCACTTTGTGCTTCACACACCATGCCAAAGGTCTCCACAtcctaaaagagagaaaaaaaaatgtgcgtgAGAATAAgacctttatatatctatcttttgctCTCAAAACAGGGGTTTAAATACAAAACCATCACCCCAAAGAGAGTACAAACTTACTGTAGAGGTATCAGGCACTTTGTTGGTAGGAAACTCAGGATTTGGCAAGTTTGTGACCGTGTTGGCCTGGTGTGCGTCACAGTGGCTGTCCATCCTGATGCACAACCCACCACCTACACAACACTAGAATAAAGGCAAACCCAAATGAGCATTGATCATTTGTATAAATCTGGAAAatatataatgacattaatattgttaattatttgcaagacaacactaaaaaaaataatatctatatgCAATCATACCTTGACTATGAGAGAGAAGGCCTCTGTATCCGAGCTCCCTGAAGAAGAAACACTGAGTGGACTGACCAGGCAGTCGTCTACACACTCTTTGGCTGACAATGCATAGAACCCAAGATCTGCAACAAGAAAACCATAGTATCAGGATTGATTAAATTCAGTGGAAAACAAAGTAGCTcaactacatacacatacatagacactaaAGCATTCACTCATACAtaagcatgtatttatgcatgtatgtatgcaagaatgtatgtatgtgtatatatatctgcatatatatgtgtacatgtacatgtgtacatgataTAAGTGTATtagtacatgtgtacatatatatgtacttgtacataaatgtgtatgtatgtatattcatgtgtatgtatatgtatatgtatgtgtatgtgtatgtatatgtgtatgtgtatgtgtatgtatatatgtatatatgtatatatgtatatatatgtatatatatgtatatatatgtatatatatgtatatatatatgtatatatatgtatatatatgtgtatatatatatatatacatatatatacacacacatgtacttatatacatatgtaatcatatttgtatatatacatagcctatatatgtgtaaatgtatatgtatgtatgtttcatgaAAATGATggcctccattttctcctttgcTACATTCTTGCAAGAAACCATTGAAATGTGATGAATCTTCAGAATACTGGTGTTACTAGAACAGAAAACACCAGCTGGTTGCCTCTACTTTATAAGCACTTGAAAATGGACACACATTGGAGCATTCTTTTAGCATCTGCTTAATTTACATTACTATTTACTCTCTAAATTATTATTTCCACTATTTGGTAAGAATGAGGATCAAAAATAGTTACTATACATTCTGTACTTCACATTTAAACCAAGCTAAAGTAATAATTCTTAGTATAAAACAAAATACCTTCAAAGTTCAATAATAAACATCAAgatttataaatatcatatatcaaGCAAacttatattcatttacataattAAAAGGAACACTCCATTTCACACCACAACGAACCTCCAGAGGATATATTGGCAAATGACCCAAGAAACTGAGGCACTTTGACTACCGAAGTCTCTCTTGAGAAAAATTAACAGAGTggcatatagaaatagaaatactaCATTCCAGCCTTAAAAATATCCATCACAAACATATCAACACTGGTATCAAGTGTCAACTGATCAGATATTTAAAAAGACAATGAACCAGGGTACTCTCTCAGTCCTGGGTgagttggcattttttttttttttttttttcctttccggaATGGCTTTGCTCTAGTAACAAAATAGACATCCTCCCCCATAATGGTTCAATGACACCAAGGTTGAAAGTTCTCTTTACTGGAAAGAATTTAGTCAGACATTCCAGAGTTCAGAGATACTTCCCAGAAGGACAATTTTCAAAGGTAAACTAAACACAGTACGGACTTGTTTACAAATTGACCAGAATATAACTTCTGCCCGCTGGGTAACTAGtagtaaatataatcatatattcaacTTAGCCTGAACAGCAACATCATAAAATTACTGAAGTTTTACTTTCATCATCGTATAGAATAATGACAATCCATTCCActaattaaagattttttttttctatttctttacatTCATAAATCCCAAGTATTTTCACATACAGTATATCTAACGAAAATATAAAGTTTTTAAGCTTACCTCCTGAACTTGGTACAGATAGGACATCTTGGCACGAAAGAAGAGGGTTTGGATCACATATGGGTTTGGAATTatctgaaaaacaaaaaaagacagaaataaatcatTTGCAAGTTCAAATATTTAAAGCAGCAATTTTGTATTACCAAGAAAATGCACATAATGTGGTTGGGGTTGACTGGCATGTCTCAACAAGCCTGCCAATTTACTTGAAGTTAGGGAATGCACACAGCATCCTGATCATTTCAAAGTATTTACACTTCACTGCATGATAAAATAAATCTTTCCAAttcttatacattatatagatgtatgcatgtaatttTTTTTCAGGTTTAATTCCTGTCCTATCCTccccattttttttatctcccatcCCTGCTCTCTTGTTTATCTGCTGTATTTCCTATTCAATTTGcctttgcatacatgcatatgtgtgtgtgtgtgtgtgtgtgtgtgtgtgtgtgtgtgtgtgtgtgtgtgtgtgtgtgtgtgtatatatgtgtgtgtgtatatgtgtatgtgtgtgtgtatgtgtgtgtgtatgtgtgtgtgtatgtgtgtgtatgtgtgtgtatgtgtgtgtatgtgtgtgtatgtgtgtgtgtatgtgtgtgtgtatgtgtgtgtatatgtaattgtgtgtatatgtaattgtgtgtgtatgtaattgtgtgtatgtaattgtgtgtgtatgtaattgtgtgtgtatgtaattgtgtgtgtatgtaattgtgtgtgtatgtaattgtgtgtgtatgtaattgtgtgtgtatgtaattgtgtgtgtatgtaattgtgtgtgtatgtaattgtgtgtgtatgtaattgtgtgtgtatgtaattgtgtgtgtatgtgtgtgtgtgtatatgtgtgtgtgtatatgtgtgtgtgtatatatgtgtgtatatgtgtgtgtgtatatgtgtgtgcgtgtgtgtatgtgtgtgcgtgtgtgtatatgtgtgtgtgtatatgtgtgtgtatatgtgtgtgtatatgtgtgtgtgtgtgtatatgtgtgtgtgtgtgtgtgtgtatatatgtgtgtgtatgtgtgtgtgtgtgtgtgtgtgtatctgtgtgtgtttgtatgtgtgtgtgtgtgtgtgtgaatgtgtgtgtgtgtgtgaatgtgtgtgtgtgtgtgaatgtgtgtgtgtgtgtgtgtgtgaatgtgtttatgtgtgtgagaatgtgtgtgtgtgtgtgtgtatgaatgtgtgtgtgtatgaatgtgtgtgtgtatgaatgtgtgtgtgtatgaatgtgtgtgtgtatgaatgtgtgtgtgtatgaatgtgtgtgtgtatgaatgtgtgtgtgtgtgtgtgtctgtgtgtgtgtgtgtgtgtgtgtgtgtgtgtgtgtgtgtgtgtgtgtgtgtgtgtgtgtgtgtgtgtgtgaatgtgtgtgcatgtgtgtgtttgtatgtgtttgtatgtgtttgtatgtgtttgtatgtgtgc
The DNA window shown above is from Penaeus vannamei isolate JL-2024 chromosome 29, ASM4276789v1, whole genome shotgun sequence and carries:
- the LOC113803868 gene encoding protein Gawky (The sequence of the model RefSeq protein was modified relative to this genomic sequence to represent the inferred CDS: added 2158 bases not found in genome assembly), producing the protein MAKNNSKPICDPNPLLSCQDVLSVPSSGDLGFYALSAKECVDDCLVSPLSVSSSGSSDTEAFSLIVKCCVGGGLCIRMDSHCDAHQANTVTNLPNPEFPTNKVPDTSTDVETFGMVCEAQSERDVDHKSSSSQSILSVDDTAEVAANETSNVPVSSAGRESPVTDGGADGARADPYLPPQPVKSLSVIFSSTPLHGHFSTASPHISSGDEEPQGTSGPSRPSSTTAPGSPGLGGSLRGMPITPSGQQGVVKTVAASSQCCVGEAEASCTTHVLHNTSQPAQQPVAAVAQAAAHTQASLNIPGSMANNNANSQLQGSNPSFNQETKQAIASLLQISATCNQYASFPTSSKFQAAGKPGKFGFASFPHGFIKVNRWGIPRGLGLVGGGESAANGWGTSAPQTAGWGSSGANQAGSQGQWGGAPNRAGGAPNTSPGQGGSLKPAQQNSGPSQQPSSPAGQQNTQTGGTGGQQGPAGVNNQQQTQQGNSGQGGNSNNTWAQAAGKGLPAGSGSGDAQKRHMEQQLQSIREALLSSEGWGGENVNQETTWDLPGSPEPCKDANAPHLKLNVNNGCDLWENNLRNGGAAPPKTQQAPWGHTPATNYGGTWGEDDDATDSSNVWTGVPSNNPQWGANTPNPPNMWGGGAPPKKNSEWAAGGSGTGGGNTQSGWGDHGPQRSGVENPPSDWGPGGPHKPGPHVGPHAGPHSHSGPHSGPNSGPHSGSHGGLHSGHHVGPHSGPHNTPHGAPHNGPHSGSHTGPHGPHGPHNGPHGVPHGAPHGNLPHSGPPGGPGGPTQWNGPKDMKPSGPVGAPSGWEEPSPPTQRRDDGTAVWGNPQQQANVSRWKEMPNPNIMGRPNMPGPQQGRMPGPPVPPGIKPDQRMWGQHGRNGSWSDPPHDTGSGMWGEEPKSGGWGEPPITSPSWGTKPKTPTGGPVGPGWGETDMELQGWGHQNKVPKGLSKEIIYNSKQFRTLLEMGFKKEDIEAALRNNNMGLDDTLMELSNRGIAGMGGSSAGDAWRNPPLEEHAPFDLTNPNFQQRFPPAPHHLPFTNQQGSSGNSPHVRALMQHIQMAVQAGYLNPQILNQPLAPTTLMLLNNMLSHINMLQKFTQQQAIWQAQAHINKNSSQTLLSLNVSITKTKQQIQNLQNQIAAQQALYVKQQQQHQHHHQQLNSHMTGGPPGTQNDFFNKPSLPDQLCSSFDFLAVNNNPAIINVQQQGSRLHQWKLPSLENDEPDFIRAPGAPGKPSMPQSQSSPNLTPLLGPSNSTWSLNRTSESGWPESSSGGSVDVANNPGVEKVVPNMDSRWVASSQANASGSYGLDIKPFEPGKPWMMKNIEDDPNITPGSVTQSPLALGIKESVDLLSSISKTSTTNTASDMAGPLTSFSLTSNTWSFNPGPGHHAANSPLSGDSKLSSGTNGKSGSAWNESSQGGSNNLASELWGAPGNKLRGPPPGMSVGSSNNKIGVGVSGGSWGALGRSTSWSGEQQRNPPNSALHSAAVVAASGAWTNSQLPSQLPSTWLILRNLTPQIDGSTLKTLCMQHGPLVNFYLSLNHGFALVNYGSREEAAKAQGNLNNCLLSNTTILAEFANDSEVKQVMGQPTHQGQAAPPTPGPTNASSWGGSGRGSTPTSQSSGGSKVDSWGNGNSSNLWSSGPGGSSSLWSGANIGEGDPHRATPSSLKPYLPDGLLTSESM